A section of the Kribbella sp. HUAS MG21 genome encodes:
- a CDS encoding TetR/AcrR family transcriptional regulator: protein MKAADRGREIRRKLAAATAELIVELGWSAVSTRLVAARAGVAASLVHYHFPSIDVLRREAAMGVLTELLDAARQQVEQADTAEIGLSELLEVLDREDGAVSLLFVEAYLAATRDDVLRVQLSRLAADFRQTLARLLDDNGIELPEPSAVVLAAALDGLMLHRALDPTLSSQGVGTVLNRLLTC from the coding sequence GTGAAGGCGGCGGATCGAGGGCGGGAGATCAGGCGAAAGCTCGCTGCGGCGACGGCCGAGTTGATCGTCGAACTCGGGTGGTCGGCGGTCAGCACGCGGCTGGTTGCCGCCCGGGCGGGCGTCGCCGCGAGCCTCGTGCACTACCACTTCCCGTCGATCGACGTCCTTCGGCGCGAGGCGGCGATGGGGGTGCTGACCGAACTGCTCGACGCCGCGCGACAGCAGGTCGAGCAGGCAGATACGGCTGAGATCGGGCTGAGTGAGCTGCTGGAGGTGCTTGACCGCGAAGACGGTGCCGTCTCGCTACTGTTCGTCGAGGCCTACCTCGCGGCCACTAGGGACGACGTACTCCGTGTGCAGTTGAGCAGGCTGGCCGCTGACTTCCGGCAGACGCTCGCCCGCCTGCTGGACGACAACGGCATCGAGTTGCCCGAGCCGTCCGCTGTTGTCCTGGCGGCCGCCCTCGACGGGCTGATGCTGCACCGCGCCCTCGATCCCACGCTGTCCTCACAAGGAGTTGGCACCGTCCTGAACAGGCTGCTCACATGCTGA
- a CDS encoding MarR family transcriptional regulator, protein MATLRMSKDQFEAWRSLYRADTLLFAHLDNNLRSVAKMTYFEHEVLRAIADAGGRLRMAPLAEALMISRSGATRLVGKLEDKDGWVVRTTSPQDRRATWAELTDAGREALRTAEPVVDAVVATFFADHTPADELRRTSKILDRLADANPNDDGFDCGL, encoded by the coding sequence ATGGCAACGCTACGGATGAGCAAAGACCAGTTCGAGGCCTGGCGGTCGCTGTACCGCGCGGACACGCTGCTGTTCGCCCACCTCGACAACAACCTCCGCAGCGTGGCCAAGATGACGTACTTCGAGCACGAGGTGCTGCGCGCGATCGCCGACGCAGGCGGCAGGCTCCGGATGGCGCCGCTCGCCGAGGCGCTGATGATCTCCCGCAGCGGCGCCACCCGCTTGGTCGGCAAGCTGGAGGACAAGGACGGTTGGGTGGTCCGCACCACCTCCCCCCAGGACCGCCGCGCCACCTGGGCCGAGCTGACCGACGCCGGCCGCGAAGCCCTGCGCACGGCCGAACCGGTGGTCGACGCCGTGGTGGCGACGTTCTTCGCGGACCACACGCCCGCCGACGAACTCCGGCGGACGTCCAAGATCCTCGACCGCCTGGCGGACGCCAACCCCAACGACGACGGCTTCGACTGCGGTCTGTGA
- a CDS encoding MFS transporter encodes MSRVRWKAVRPLRHRDYRLLWIGLAVALLGSGLWLVALAWQVIELGGGPVQLSVVTTAYSVGLLVCVLFGGVAADRLSQRTVIVAADSVRGAVLLVVAALALTGLLEVWHLAAGAVIIGAGEAFLIPAYTALVPRLLPPEELLAANGLEGTLRPLAQQATGPALGGVAIAAMSPGVAILVAALTYLFSAACVLAMHVRPEPATVEVDADAAPTGLRAMAADLREGWTYVRRTRWLLASLLFGTVFVLLILGPLEVLLPFAVRDQLGGDAREFGLVMAAFGIGGAAGALLISSRKLPRRYLTVMTLMWGVGSAPFVLLGIAEDLWVMAVGAAVVGATGSAAMVIWGTLLQRRVPDHLRGRISSLDFFVSLLLMPVSMALAGPAGSVFGVTAVFAVAGIGPVIVSLLVVWLGRMPADEIAHPLDHEDHSDDLITANA; translated from the coding sequence GTGAGTAGGGTTCGCTGGAAGGCCGTCCGCCCGTTGCGGCATCGGGACTACCGGTTGCTGTGGATCGGCCTGGCCGTCGCCCTGCTCGGCAGCGGACTCTGGCTGGTGGCGCTCGCCTGGCAGGTGATCGAGCTCGGCGGCGGTCCGGTGCAGCTGTCCGTCGTCACCACGGCGTACTCCGTCGGTCTGCTCGTCTGCGTGCTGTTCGGGGGCGTCGCGGCCGACCGGTTGTCGCAGCGGACGGTGATCGTCGCCGCCGACTCGGTCCGCGGCGCGGTACTCCTGGTCGTCGCCGCGCTCGCGCTGACAGGGCTGCTCGAGGTCTGGCACCTGGCGGCCGGCGCGGTGATCATCGGCGCGGGCGAGGCGTTCCTGATCCCGGCGTACACCGCCTTGGTGCCGCGGCTGCTGCCGCCCGAGGAACTGCTCGCGGCCAACGGCCTCGAAGGAACCTTGCGCCCGTTGGCGCAGCAGGCGACCGGCCCGGCGCTCGGCGGTGTGGCGATCGCGGCGATGTCGCCCGGCGTCGCGATCCTGGTGGCCGCGTTGACGTACCTGTTCTCCGCCGCCTGCGTGCTCGCGATGCACGTCCGGCCGGAACCGGCAACAGTTGAGGTAGACGCTGATGCGGCGCCGACCGGTCTGCGCGCCATGGCCGCGGACCTCCGCGAGGGCTGGACCTACGTACGGCGTACGCGCTGGTTGCTGGCGTCCTTGCTCTTCGGGACCGTCTTCGTGCTGCTGATCCTCGGGCCGCTGGAGGTGCTGCTGCCGTTCGCGGTCCGCGATCAGCTGGGCGGCGACGCGCGCGAGTTCGGCCTGGTGATGGCGGCGTTCGGGATCGGCGGCGCCGCGGGTGCGCTGCTGATCTCGTCGCGCAAGCTTCCGCGCCGCTACCTGACCGTGATGACACTGATGTGGGGTGTCGGCTCGGCGCCGTTCGTACTGCTGGGGATCGCCGAGGACCTCTGGGTGATGGCGGTCGGCGCGGCGGTCGTCGGCGCGACCGGCTCGGCGGCGATGGTGATCTGGGGAACGCTGCTCCAGCGCCGCGTCCCCGACCACCTCCGCGGCCGCATCTCCAGCCTCGACTTCTTCGTCTCCCTGCTGCTGATGCCGGTCTCGATGGCCCTCGCCGGGCCCGCCGGCTCCGTCTTCGGCGTCACCGCGGTCTTCGCCGTCGCCGGCATCGGCCCGGTCATCGTCAGCCTGCTCGTCGTCTGGCTCGGCCGGATGCCCGCGGACGAGATCGCCCACCCCCTCGACCACGAGGACCACTCCGACGACCTAATCACGGCCAACGCCTGA
- a CDS encoding VOC family protein produces MDIDHVVLAARTREAAEEVLESAGLAAARGRVLPGLGLSNLVVPLRHGQLLEIHYPNGEASAPEAPPLLAFDQESLDAHPSDELVPMAWLVVIEEEQRLRELAAIHGMPVIEAPAEGAGFPPYLLAGFGANFARRYLPCLIHWPQGQPILTAAHRRAPVGITRIDVAGPADVIETWCGGRPNGLRAIPGTAGPRRVEIAFTDGARHTFGVAD; encoded by the coding sequence ATGGACATCGATCATGTCGTGCTGGCAGCGCGGACCCGGGAAGCAGCCGAGGAGGTGCTGGAGAGTGCTGGGCTGGCCGCTGCGCGGGGCCGAGTTCTGCCAGGGCTCGGCTTGTCGAACCTGGTGGTGCCGCTGCGGCACGGGCAGCTTCTGGAGATCCACTACCCGAACGGTGAGGCATCGGCGCCCGAGGCTCCGCCGCTCCTCGCTTTCGACCAGGAGTCGCTGGATGCTCATCCGTCGGACGAACTGGTGCCGATGGCCTGGCTGGTCGTGATCGAAGAAGAGCAGCGGTTGCGCGAACTCGCCGCGATCCACGGCATGCCAGTGATTGAGGCGCCCGCCGAGGGTGCGGGCTTTCCGCCGTACCTCCTGGCCGGTTTTGGTGCGAACTTCGCCCGGCGCTATCTGCCCTGCCTCATCCATTGGCCGCAGGGCCAGCCGATTCTCACCGCTGCCCATCGCCGCGCCCCGGTCGGCATCACCCGGATCGACGTCGCCGGCCCGGCCGACGTCATCGAGACGTGGTGCGGAGGTCGCCCGAACGGCTTGCGCGCGATCCCGGGGACGGCGGGTCCGCGCCGTGTCGAGATCGCGTTCACCGACGGGGCGCGGCACACCTTCGGGGTAGCCGACTAG
- a CDS encoding heavy metal translocating P-type ATPase: MTETTILQVRGLHWATSESVIEATLRRRPGVVAVEANAVSQTATVTYDPGQTSVADLTGWVRDCGYHCAGRSVPNHVCDPMTEPTAVSAPPGAGKGAATGRVHPERAGHVHAGRADGSPHETMGHGGHSAMSMAGMVRDMRNRFLAAASLSIPITLWSPMGRDMLGFAAAAPFDLRDDVFAFLLSLPVVFYSAWIFFDGAYRALKARTLDMMVLVAVAIGAGWLYSVGVTLTGGGEVFYEAASVLTTFVLLGHWFEMRARGGANDAIRTLLELAPPTAVVLRDGEPVEVPTADVVVGDLLLIRPGGKIPVDGIVEDGVSEVDESMVTGESLPVGKSRGSGVIGASINTTGTLRVRAMKVGSDTALAQIVAMVQEAQNSKAPGQRLADRAAFWLVLVALVGGGGTFLVWLAAGASVQTALLFAITVVVITCPDALGLATPTAIMVGTGLGAKRGVLFKNATALETSARIDTVVMDKTGTLTKGEPEVTDVVADDIDTDELLALVAAVERESEHPLAAAIVSHAAARGVPVLSLTDFRNVPGHGATAAVHCRRVIVGNRRLMAAEGIELGPLAATRDQLASTGRTAVLVAVEGRAAGVIALADAVRETSAQAVTALHELEIEVVMLSGDNEATANRIAGQLGIDTVIAEVLPGDKAAKVAELQKAGKRVAMVGDGVNDAPALAQADLGIAIGAGTDVAIETADLVLMRSDPLDVPLALQIGRGTLRKMRQNLGWAIGYNAIALPIAAGIFEPATGLVLRPEIAALSMSGSSVIVAVNALLLRRLRLPTPPPTTPAPVAPVPQPSPTSHH, encoded by the coding sequence ATGACCGAAACCACGATCCTGCAGGTGCGCGGCCTGCACTGGGCAACGTCCGAGAGCGTCATCGAGGCCACTCTGCGGCGTCGCCCCGGCGTCGTGGCGGTCGAGGCGAACGCCGTCTCGCAGACCGCGACCGTCACCTACGACCCAGGCCAGACCTCCGTCGCCGACCTCACGGGATGGGTACGGGACTGCGGCTACCACTGCGCCGGCCGATCGGTGCCCAACCACGTGTGCGACCCGATGACCGAGCCCACCGCGGTCTCCGCCCCGCCCGGCGCCGGCAAGGGTGCTGCAACCGGCCGTGTCCACCCCGAACGGGCGGGCCATGTGCACGCCGGACGAGCGGACGGATCGCCGCACGAGACCATGGGCCACGGCGGCCACTCCGCGATGTCGATGGCCGGCATGGTGCGCGACATGCGGAACCGCTTCCTCGCCGCGGCCAGCTTGTCGATCCCGATCACTCTGTGGTCGCCGATGGGTCGCGACATGCTGGGATTCGCCGCCGCGGCCCCGTTCGACCTGCGTGATGACGTCTTTGCGTTCTTGCTGAGCTTGCCGGTCGTTTTCTACTCTGCCTGGATCTTCTTCGACGGCGCCTACCGGGCACTGAAGGCGCGCACGCTCGACATGATGGTGCTGGTCGCGGTGGCCATCGGCGCCGGCTGGCTCTACAGCGTCGGTGTGACCCTGACCGGCGGCGGCGAGGTGTTCTACGAGGCCGCCAGCGTGCTCACCACGTTCGTGCTGCTGGGGCATTGGTTCGAGATGCGGGCCCGCGGCGGCGCCAACGACGCGATCCGGACCCTGCTCGAGCTGGCCCCACCGACCGCGGTCGTGCTGCGCGACGGTGAACCGGTCGAGGTACCCACGGCTGACGTGGTGGTCGGTGACCTGCTGCTGATCCGGCCCGGCGGGAAGATCCCGGTCGACGGCATCGTCGAAGACGGTGTGTCCGAGGTCGACGAGTCCATGGTCACCGGGGAGAGCCTCCCGGTCGGCAAGAGCCGCGGTTCGGGAGTCATCGGCGCCTCGATCAACACCACCGGCACGCTGCGGGTGCGGGCCATGAAGGTCGGCTCCGACACTGCCCTTGCGCAGATCGTCGCGATGGTGCAGGAAGCGCAGAACTCCAAGGCTCCAGGGCAGCGGCTCGCCGACCGAGCGGCGTTCTGGCTCGTCCTCGTCGCCCTTGTCGGAGGCGGCGGCACTTTCCTGGTCTGGCTCGCGGCAGGCGCCAGCGTTCAGACCGCGTTGCTGTTCGCGATCACCGTGGTGGTCATCACCTGCCCCGACGCGCTCGGCCTGGCGACACCGACGGCGATCATGGTCGGCACCGGGCTGGGCGCCAAACGCGGTGTCCTGTTCAAGAACGCCACCGCGCTGGAGACCTCCGCCCGCATCGACACCGTCGTGATGGACAAGACCGGCACCCTGACGAAGGGCGAGCCTGAGGTCACCGACGTGGTTGCCGACGACATCGACACCGACGAGTTGCTGGCCCTGGTCGCCGCCGTGGAACGCGAGTCCGAGCACCCCCTGGCCGCAGCCATCGTCAGCCATGCGGCGGCGCGCGGTGTCCCGGTCTTGTCGTTGACCGACTTCCGCAACGTGCCCGGCCACGGCGCGACGGCTGCCGTCCACTGCCGCCGCGTGATTGTGGGAAACCGCAGGTTGATGGCTGCCGAGGGGATCGAGCTCGGACCGCTCGCGGCCACCCGTGACCAGCTCGCCTCGACCGGCCGCACCGCGGTCCTGGTCGCCGTCGAAGGCCGCGCCGCAGGCGTGATCGCGCTGGCCGACGCCGTCCGGGAGACCTCCGCCCAGGCCGTCACGGCACTCCACGAGCTGGAGATCGAAGTGGTCATGCTCAGCGGCGACAATGAGGCCACCGCCAACCGCATCGCCGGCCAGCTCGGGATCGACACGGTCATCGCCGAGGTGCTTCCCGGCGACAAGGCCGCCAAGGTCGCGGAACTGCAGAAGGCAGGCAAACGAGTCGCGATGGTCGGCGACGGCGTCAACGACGCACCCGCCCTGGCCCAAGCCGACCTCGGCATCGCCATCGGCGCCGGCACCGACGTCGCGATCGAGACCGCCGACCTGGTCCTCATGCGCTCCGACCCGCTCGACGTCCCCCTCGCGCTCCAGATCGGCCGAGGCACCCTCCGCAAGATGCGCCAAAACCTCGGCTGGGCCATCGGCTACAACGCGATCGCACTACCCATCGCGGCCGGAATCTTCGAACCCGCCACCGGCCTGGTCCTGCGCCCCGAAATCGCCGCCCTGTCCATGTCCGGCTCCAGCGTCATCGTCGCCGTCAACGCGCTCCTGCTCCGGCGGCTTCGGCTGCCCACCCCGCCTCCTACGACGCCCGCACCGGTAGCACCCGTCCCGCAGCCGTCACCGACCAGCCACCATTGA